The Cygnus olor isolate bCygOlo1 chromosome 2, bCygOlo1.pri.v2, whole genome shotgun sequence genome contains the following window.
AGTAGCAGAGCCGGGAACAGAATTTGGTATCCTAATTCCTAATCTGGCAGCCTCACCACAACTCTCATCACGCAATCAAATAGCTCCTTTTAAGGAATGCTTTTGTGACTAAGAGAAAATCCAAGGCATTAGAAGAAAGAGTCCTTTTAATTCGCCTTTGTTCAAACATTTACATCTTCTGCTGTATGGAAAACATGACTTAAAATATGGgattaaagtattttgaaagattCTAGaacctttgaaaaacaaaaataaatatggctGTATTTAGGTCTGTACCGATTCCAGCCATTAGTGAGCGATTAGACACTCCTTGCTTACAGTTTCACACATAGCATAAGGAATAAATCAAGACCAGCCTCTCCTATGCTTTAatagagctttttctttttgtgtgctTGTCAGGCATCCTATATAATGTGAaaattttcacagcttttagaaagatttcagttttctaaaGGCTCTAACTTGTTGCATCACAGTTGCTTTTTTAAacgaaaaaaaaacaacgaaaTCCTCAAGCCGCTAAACTCTATGGGAAATTGCCCTGATTTGAAACAATCCATGAATTGGTCTGTTCTCCATGGAAGGGCAGTCCAGTGATTTATCAGCTCTCCCAGGATACACCAGCTTTGATATCTGGAAACTCGACGAGGtagtttcatattttaagaCAGCACATTTtactctcttcctcttctgtgtaACAGAATACTGTAATTTGGCAACAgtggagagaaacaaacaagGGCATTGAGAACTGATGTTACTGAAAAACCTGTATACAAAATAAGCTGAGCTATAAATTCAGCTAAGCAGGGGACTACAAATATTAACAGcataaacaaggaaaatgaatggaaaCGTAAACCATTCCTGAGGAAAAAGTtggtttttaaataaacaatgcTAAAATTCCCTAactgcagtaaagaaaaaaaaatcccattaatAGCATTCTTACTGTCATTGAATTAGCTGGAGACACAAAACAATAGGTTCATGACTTAATTCTACAAGAACATGTATTTTGCTCATTAAACTACTATAACATCTGAGttggggggagaaaaagtgGGGACCCACTCCCTGCCCCTTAAGCCAGGGCTAAGCCTGTGAAATGCCACTGTCCTCAAAGCATTTGAAGTGACAGGAGGCCTCATGTTTGCAGACATGCGAGCCAGTTTTTGATTTGATCTTTATGCAATTATTTTGATTAAGAAAGTGTTCATCTTGTTGACATTATCACTGTAGTCAATAGCTAATGACCCCAGCAGTTCATTACCTTATACATATTTAAGGTAATAGAAGAAGTCCCTTGGGTTATGGTACTTTTGACACTCGTATAATCTGAAACAAATCCTCTCTTTTTTAGTCAAACAGACCATGTTACACACAGTTGGCTAGCTATTTACAAAGCACCCAATTAAATCCTACTTAATTCTCCCACTCTGAAAATCCCATCTCACAAGCGCGCAGGCTACTGATCACACAAAATGAGCATCTTGCACCAAGCCTGGGCATTAGTTTACAGGCTGTAGAACTCGGAGCTTACAAAAGCCTGCCATAAAATGTACTTGCCCATCAAACAGTAcgaacaaaaagaaaagcaaggagaaCATGCAAATTCAGAGAATTGAAGAAATAAGCTGAAGAATCACAGTTAAAGACAGGTAAATCTAGTTTAATGTTCACATGTAGTAGTTACACATCACAGAGATTAAACAGGATTTTAACTGTAACATAGCTGCAGTGAAATGAAAGTCATCTTGTACtagaaaaataatcttgatGCAGTTATCTGATTTTTGGTCTACTTAAGTTCATTTTAAGATGAGTTTACACCACTGATCATAATGACTTTGCCCATATGCCTTCCCACAGTCCCCTATTAATACTCTTTGGACGAAGGAAACAGTAACTGTTTTTGTTAATGGTTTGCCCTTTGGTTGCAAGCAGAGAACTGTTTTCGCTTTTTCAGCAATTAATAAGACTGTAGGAATGCAGGTTTGCAATAAAACCTTTTGGTACTAAATGAAGTTCCAGAACAAATTTCTTGATCTGATGcaacagcagatttttaaaaagctgattAAAGATCTAAAGCATCACCCCATAATGCAAAAAGTAGATAGAATTCGtctattttcagtaaaaaaagcACTACATCTTACCGCTACTTTTATAGAATGCACTAAAAACCCCTGTGCCTAAATGACAAAAGTGTAGTCTCAAAATGTATAATACacttacaaacatttttagtCTAGATTGAGGAAAAACACGTTTGTATGGACTCCAAACAAGTTCATTTGCAATTAGACATATCATGCAATCATGCAGGACCACTAGGTATAGCTGTAGCTTCCGAGTCTAAAGGATATTTGGGGACAAAAAAGCCCTACACATTCAAGGTATTTCCATATAAGCAGCTCCGTACTTGAGCTGCAGTTTCCTAAAGAGATTcccacagatttaaaaaaaacatacacacctttataatatttacaaaaaatatttaattaaaaatattttataattacagTAGTCTATTAAAGCATATACTTTTCTCACACTCATAGAACATCTCTATATATACACAGTATGAAATGCCACGCGTTTTTATCTATACAATATGTAACACtcctgcagggagaagaaagtTCCCTGGGCCCCAATAAAACCATCTATTTGAAACAATAGATGTCAAATATATCTACAAATGCTCTGGTAGATTAGTAAAGCTTCAAGGATCGGCTGCTGGCTCCCTCAGTTACGCTCCTAGGGGCTTGGCTGGAGCTCGCTCCTCTGTCCCGGGGCAGGGGCGCAACTTTTGCCGCTGGGGGGTCCGgcaccccgctgcccccgccgcTCGCATCCTGCTGCCAGGCGGAGAGAAGAGGCGGCGGGTGGGGGGCTAGGGAGGGGAAAAACCGCTCCGGGGGGCGGCTGGCTCTGCCGGGCGGACCACGGGGGGGGGAGGTCGGctcgctcttttttttttttttccgccgggcccccccccttccccgccgcccgccccccgcgGTGCCTCTGCGCGGCGCCGCCGCACACCTGTGGGAGAGGAATGAATAGAGGGGGTGTGTGAACCGCTCCGCTCCAGACCGACTGGCGCCACCGACAAAACACAAGACATGCTTGATCAACAACCCAAAACAAACCAGGTCAAACAACAAGCGCGGCTCCCAGGCTGGGCCAGGCGGAGGGATGCGCAGCTGCACGCCGCAGCCAGAAGCGCTTCGGGCagggggggggaggtggaaaaggggtggggggggaagatgAGGGGGTGTTGGAAAAACGGtaattaaaaggaataaaataaccGCCCGGTAATTAAAGCTAACCCCCCGGAGTCCGCTGCGAATGCTTGCGGCCGCGCTCAGCCCCCCCTTCGCGACCACCGGGCTGGGGGGGCGCTCCCGGCGGCCCGGCACTCACCTGGGGAGCGGCGGTCAGCGGCAGAGGATGCTGTCCCCCGGCTTGTTAACAGAGCCAGCCTGCACAGCAACGAGACGGCGCCGAGTTACGGGGGGGAATAGGACGGGGAGAACCCCCCCAAACACCGCCACCCAGTCCCCGGGACACGCCGCTCCCCGTACCACCGGCGGAGATGCTCcccgtccccgctgccccccaaaaaaacgCCGCACCGGGGCGGTACGGGTGCCGGAGCCCCCAAACCCGCCGACATCCGCCGTGCTCGGCGGAGGGCCGGGAAGCTCTAGGAGCAGCGCCGGGAGCCGTGTGTGCAAACACGCTGATTGCGGCGGCTCCCTCGAGAGGCTGCAATTACACTGGGAGCACCGGGCGGCTGCCGGGGGGATGGAGGCGGCCACCGCGCCCCGACGGGGGGCTCCGCGCCCACCCCGGGGGCGGCAGCCGGGCCCGGTGGGGTGCTCAGACGGCGGCGACCACCGCGTCCCCGTGGTggccccctccccgcggcccGGCGTGGCACGCACCTCTTACCGGGTCGGTGTTGAGGGCCGTCAGCGGGGTCCGGGGGGTGGCCGCGGGGCAGCCGgccgggtgctgctgctgctgctgccggagCAGCGCCGGGTGCGTCTCCAGAGCCAGCTGCAGGTCGAGGATGTAGTCGATGACATGCTGCAGGATCTCCACTTTGCTAACCCGCTTGTTGGGCGGGATGGTGGGCACCAGCTTCCTGAGGCGGCTGTAGCAGTCGTTCATATCGCACTGCAGGCACAGCGCCGCCGGCTCCTCGCCCCCCTTGCAGCCGCTGTGCTCGGCCAGGCACCGCAGGGCCGGGGGGCCGCcaccgccgcccgcccccccggGCTGCGCCTTGCGGCTGCTGGGGGGCCGGCCGGGACTCACGGCTTTCATGGTGCCGCGGGGAACGGAACGACGGAGGGGGGACACCGGGACGCCCCCCTCCTGCTGCGACCACCGCCCGCCCCTCTCCGCGCACCGGGCTCCTCCCGTCCCgctgctgccctgcccggccgctCTCAGCACGGCCCCCGCCGCCtgtgccgccgccgccggccgcgccgcccgctATATGGGaccggcgggcggggggggcgccgcGGCGGCGCGTCGCAGCCAATCAGGGCGCCGAGACCCCCCGTGGAACGCGGCGCTGGCCAATGGCGGCGGGTCCGGGTGGGCGGGGGCGCTGCTGGAGGGGGCCGGgccccgaggaggaggaggaggaggaggaggagaaggggggggcGGTCCCGGGGAGGAAGGTCCGGGGAATGCGGGAGGCCCCCGCCTCGCAGCGGCCCCCGGCGCCGTGCCCCGccgtggggagcagggggcagcgctgccctgccTCCCGGGGGGCGTTTTTTGtcgtgtgtccccccccccccccacacgcTGTCCCGGTCCGTCCTACCGCGGGTTTTGGGGGATGCCAGCAGGGAAAATCCCAAGGAAAACTTGAGGGGGGGTTAGGGAGCCGAGCAAAGCAGCGCCTGGGAACGTTAAATTAGAGCGCataactattaaaaatgcatgggGATGGGGTATTTAAAATTCCTCCATGGCATATAATATTAATCCGTTTTATGTAAAATTCATACCTGTAACTTAATTTGCTCCATTAACGCGCGGGATCACGTATTAGTAGATGTACcatgttttaaatatgatgCTGCGAATGTCCGGAGTTCTGCACTTTGAGACAGCATTAAAATTAACAGGCGCGTACTCCAGAGCCCGGCTTAAGTCGTCCCGTGGCAGATCGCAACCTTTTAATTCAATAACGTGGTGCTCAAACTTTCTGTTAATTCCTTAATAACCAGAGCATATTTCTATGGGACGCCGGTATGAGAGACACCGTGCCCGGCCCTACCGCCGCTGCAATGCTTCACTCGATGAGTGAAGTAGGTCTGCCTGCTGGGGAAAGGGCTGCAGGAAGGAGTAAAGGCTGCAGGATCTGCCCCTGGGCTTTTAAGTCAAACCCAGCAGAAGGGGGGAAATTCATAATGGTGATTAATGATTGCACGTCCCCTCAATGCTTAGTCACAACGGGTGATATAGGAAGGGTACGGTGGGAAGCTGTCAAACCCAGAACGTGAATGAGCAGTGAGGCTGGATCATCTGAAGAGTATAATGAAGCACACTTTCATTCTCTCTCACCCTTTAAAAACATATGTTTTGAGGCTGTGCTTACAAATACTCACACtcttgttttgcttattttgtccCACTTTACCAGTGCCATTGATGGCAGTTGGGCTCCTCTAGGCGCGAAAACTAGGTGCGTGGTGTAAATCTTTGTCTGACTGAAGCGTAGATTTGCATGCTAACTGATGACAATATGATGGGAAGACTTATTTCCATTAGCTACAGGCTGGATGATCCCAATTATGCTGCCGtcattgcttttattctgtgaaaCTCCACTCTGCTGTCGCTGGCTCTCATACGGTGGAAATATAAATGGGCCCTAAAGCATGCAGTATGGTTACAGTTTGTCTCTTTCTCAGAGTCTTTATAATATGGACAGACTCAACGTGCTGTCTAAAAAAACCACCCCGATCTTTAAGTCATGGTGAGCACGCGGATTCAAACCTTGCTGATcctatttaattaaaatcttcatGAAAGTAGACACACTGTAACTTTGCGCTGTGCTGTTTGCACAGAAACCCTTCCTAGAAGCTTGTGTGATCTCACTGGAAATCTCTGGGAAACCCCAGTATGTAACTGGTTCCCCTTTAGCACTCGCAAAGCCAGTTTGGACAGATGATACATGCAGGCTGTAGTGTCACAGTGAGAATCCACTGACACTACACTGGCTCTTGAAAATGACTCGGTATTTCTGGAAACGCGTGAAGAACCGTGATATGCCGCCGAGCTCTTTTTCCATCGGGCTATTTCCACAGCACAGGCTCTGCAGGGAAATCCGGGGCTCTGTATGCATTGCTCAAGTTGCGAGAAGATCGTGTGTGTTCCCAGAGCTAACGTATCTCGGTAGAGATAcgtgggaaagggaaaaacagccCTCCCCTCTGACTATCGCATAAATATTCAGGGGATTTCCTCTAGTAACTCCCTTTGATACTCGTGAAGTTGATACATGCTAGTCCGACATGCTCCGGTGAACAATAGGCACCAATTCCCTGTTAACAACCCGTCTGCTTGTGCTCTCCttgaagtcaatgggagttTTGTCATTGACTTAAGTGGGAGCAGGTTGGGTCGGCTGCTCTTTCAAAATTTAGATTGGATGTGCACCAGATGCTAAGGAAATTGCTCTAGAAATGGGTTGGAAAGCCCAGTATGCTAGCAGTGGAGGTAGATATAGTGAAACTCTTCATCCCTGAAGACATATACAAAAGAGAGGGACAGTGGCTGCTGCTTATGCTTTTGTCCTATTAATGgcaatatttttcatgatgTGAGCATATAGGGATTAATGCTCCTGTTTTTCACCAGGCCAAGTCTggattttctaaataaattctgTGCATCTTTAGGCATGTGGTCCCTtgctggctggctggaggagcTCCTCTGTCTtggctctgtttttctgtgctctctttCCACATCCAGAGTAGaaattcatttcctttgtaACCAATTCTTGCAATATTATCAACAATATTCGACAGTATTATCAACCAGATCCTCGATAGTGGACTAGTTTAGCTGAGACTTGATGGGCTGCAACAACATCACAGATGCTCTCTGGAACtttaaaaagttgcttttcatacaaaatcaaagtaaaacaagtgaaaatgaaaacataattacTGGCCTTACATCTCCTTCATCATGGGGTTAATCCCACTTAACTTGATGAGAGTACTCTCAAGAGTAAAGTAGGCTGGATTTGTCAGCACAGGTCTGAGTAGATGAGTATGTCATTGACtccaactgaaaaaataaacctgagACATTCACACTGCCCCTGGGTCACAGCACCTTAGGACCCGATAGAGAGTCAGGGAGGGAGAGCAGCCCTCCCAAGTGCTCAGCACAGGGGACACCTCCTCTGGCAGCACTCCGGATCCACGGGTGTTTGTGCATGATACGATGCCACCCAACCAACTGGTGCATTGGATAGCACCACATTAGTTAAAATGGTCTCAGGACAGATGAAATACAAAGGCAACGCATTTAGGTATGCAGAGGGAAGCAAGCAGTCGACATGGTTTCTTCCACAAGGTTACTTGCCATACCTACCTTAAGAGGGCATGAAATGCACACAAATGcacaatgcatttttattcttaaacagGTTATGAAACAGTGGTTGAGTCGAGCATCCCCATTTTGGGGTTTGGGGCACACCGGCAGAGCAGCATGGTAAAATCCCAAGCTTTCCTTTGCTTGCCGCTGATAACTGGTGTTTTATCCTGGGGCACAAAAATGTGACACTGAGACACCCCCCATTCCTGTTGACTTCAGCAGGCATCCAGAAGACTCAGGAGCTGCTCAACACCTAGAAGGCCTGGtcattaaaaaagcattataaaTCTCTGAATGGTTTATGGTTTATGAGGGAAATAGCAATTGATTCCTCAGTAGTGCCATTGCTCTCTACTATTGCTATCATTCAAATGGCAATAATGTTGGTTATTTACCTTCAATTAAAATATCTAGTTAGTTGTGATGTCATTTAAAATAGCACTATAATGTGTTTAGTACTCCCTTACCAAACACCATAGATAAACTCCTCTTGGCAACAGGGGACAgcaatatgaaatgaaaaatggggCGGGGGAGGGAGGTAGAGGAAAGAATATGTAAATCCTTTTACTGGTTTATTATTCCTACATGCCTGTATCCGCCTGGATGTGGCCGTGCTGGAGGTGAGACTGTGGGCTCCTTCGCAGTCTAATCGGAATGGGTCAGGGAAGATCCGGAGCACAGAGAAGTCATCTCACTCTATAGACTACCAATGGACCAAAATCCATCTGTCTTCTGCTACCTCTCCTCACCAGAGATGGTTCATTGGCAGAACTCCCTAAAACTCTTTTTAACACAAGACTTTTCCACAAAGAGTGTGAACCATCTTCAGTACTGTTCTATTTTCTGAAATCCAAAATCTAAATACAACTCACAACCctagcttaatttttttccgtcatttttctgagaattttcaGGTGAATGAGAAAGACGGAGATTCTCAAGAACTTCACCTGTGTTCTTTGCAGCTGCCTCCCCGTTGCTCCTCTGCATGAagtttattagaaaataaagagaaaaatgtttgttgatGGGCCACAAGAGCTCTTCACAGacaaaggagattttttttttttttcacgttcATGTAGTTGTCCAGTTTAGAGCATTCTCCTCATGACAGGAGCATACTTCTACTTAACTCAATGCTTCAAAAATCAATGCTTTCCTTTAGCTTCAAAAAATCATGAGAACAAAAAATTTGGAGAGATGAGAAACagattaacaaacaaacaaacaagcaaaacttcTTATGCTGATGTAAACTCTTTTTTTATGCAGACATGGAAATCAACAcctaaagaaatatattttatcttcataAGTGGAGAGGAGAACTGAAAAAGTCTGTAACAGGGGTTTGTGTCGAAGAGCTATTCTTGCTGTGCAGCCTCCAGCATGGCTATGTTATAGAAATTTGTGCAAACCCACCGACTGCTTTCAAGAGGCTGCGGCAGCAGACAACACTGGTATGTCACTGACAGATGCCCTGGCATTTTGCTGCTGGTTGTAAGTTGGCTGAAGGCTAATGTCATTTAAGAATGTTGCTTTGTTCAGGTGACTAAAAACACTGGGTTTGTTGGGTAATGTCAGATTTCTGTGTTGACTGAAGCAAGCTTGTGGCAAGAAAGATAACTCACGTTGACGGCCTTCTGTAGTGTGGTCCAAATATAAGCAGCCAAGATGCTTAttctggggaaggggaaaataatttaGGAGCATTTGGAGCAGCTTCCTGAAGAGCACTATATTAAACTGAGTTACATAGTAACAGATTGAATTTGGAGTCTTAActttaactttaattttattttgtgtagatttagatcagattTATGTGCAATGTCATGCCCTTTGTTTATAGACAGAAATCCTCAGCTAATCCGCCTGAAACTGATGGTATGATATGGCCTCATATTATTTTCATGCTTGTTATGGGTTTGCATTAAGAGCTCTATAATCACACAAATAATACAGCCTACAGGGACAACGAGCAAATCGACCTAAATTAAATAAGTATCTGGATGTGTACATGCTCATCTGCATATGTTATCATTACACCAATGATACTGGTATTTATTTGCAGGGGATCTGAACAGCTTCATCAGCAAAAACAGTCTAAGTTCAGGccacaaaaaaaccctgcagaaaAAACAGTAA
Protein-coding sequences here:
- the ID4 gene encoding DNA-binding protein inhibitor ID-4 → MKAVSPGRPPSSRKAQPGGAGGGGGPPALRCLAEHSGCKGGEEPAALCLQCDMNDCYSRLRKLVPTIPPNKRVSKVEILQHVIDYILDLQLALETHPALLRQQQQQHPAGCPAATPRTPLTALNTDPAGSVNKPGDSILCR